The following proteins are encoded in a genomic region of Streptomyces collinus Tu 365:
- a CDS encoding serine hydrolase domain-containing protein encodes MTTLHDLLEAHVGAGTLPGAVGLVARGDQVEVVAVGAQDAGGGAPMARDSIFRVASITKSVTAAALLILVEEGRLALDDPIGMWLPELGKPVVVRTPASPVDDVVPADRPITVFDVLASQAGYGFPSDFTLPAVQELFTVQKDGRVPSNFPPADEWMAALGRIPLLYQPGAAWLYDTCSVLQGVLISRVTGQPLPEFLTERIFGPLGMVDTGFEVPAAKRGRFTSFYRPGDDGSLELADGPDGEWRRLPALPLGNGGLASTADDWLAFSRMLLAGGVAADGRRVLSADSVRMMTTDHTTPAQRDIGRLFLDGQGWGFGGSVDIDRTNPWNVPSRNGRVGGTGTAAHVIPTTGAVTILLTQVAAMGPAPAPVIREFWRYAANA; translated from the coding sequence ATGACGACCCTGCACGACTTGCTCGAAGCCCACGTCGGTGCCGGTACGCTGCCGGGAGCGGTTGGCCTCGTGGCCCGGGGTGACCAGGTCGAGGTGGTGGCCGTCGGCGCGCAGGACGCCGGTGGCGGCGCCCCGATGGCGAGGGACTCCATCTTCCGGGTCGCCTCGATCACCAAGTCCGTCACCGCCGCCGCACTGCTGATCCTCGTGGAGGAGGGCAGGTTGGCACTGGACGACCCGATCGGGATGTGGCTGCCGGAGCTGGGAAAGCCGGTGGTCGTACGCACGCCGGCCAGCCCGGTGGACGACGTGGTGCCGGCCGACCGGCCCATCACTGTGTTCGACGTGCTGGCCTCCCAGGCCGGGTACGGGTTCCCCTCCGACTTCACACTGCCGGCGGTGCAGGAGTTGTTCACGGTGCAAAAGGACGGCCGGGTGCCGAGCAACTTCCCGCCGGCCGACGAGTGGATGGCGGCGCTCGGCCGCATCCCGCTGCTGTACCAACCGGGCGCTGCCTGGCTGTACGACACCTGCTCCGTCCTGCAGGGGGTGTTGATTTCGCGGGTCACCGGACAGCCGTTGCCGGAGTTCCTCACGGAGCGGATCTTCGGGCCGCTGGGCATGGTGGACACCGGTTTCGAGGTGCCGGCCGCCAAGCGGGGCCGGTTCACCAGCTTCTACAGGCCAGGCGACGACGGCAGTCTGGAGCTCGCCGACGGCCCGGACGGCGAGTGGAGGCGCCTGCCCGCGCTACCGCTCGGCAATGGCGGGCTGGCCTCGACCGCCGACGACTGGCTGGCCTTCTCCCGGATGCTGCTGGCTGGCGGGGTGGCGGCCGACGGCCGCCGGGTGCTGTCGGCCGACTCCGTGCGCATGATGACCACCGACCATACGACTCCGGCGCAGCGCGACATCGGCCGGCTGTTCCTGGACGGCCAGGGCTGGGGCTTCGGCGGCTCGGTCGACATCGACCGCACCAACCCGTGGAATGTGCCCAGCCGTAACGGCCGGGTCGGCGGCACGGGCACAGCGGCGCACGTCATCCCGACCACGGGCGCGGTCACCATCCTGCTGACTCAGGTGGCAGCGATGGGTCCCGCGCCGGCACCGGTGATCAGGGAGTTCTGGCGGTACGCGGCGAATGCCTGA
- a CDS encoding histidine phosphatase family protein yields MTGRAARYLYLARHGEASPDESGLTDAGRRQAALLGNRLQGVPLAAIHHGPLTRAEQTARLVGEQLDGVPCRRSEAAGDYLPYLPTREELPPEAADAWTEFLARFTAEEREQGPELAAAALAEFTGTVDGDEPRHELVVTHNFLVGWLIRAALDAPKWRWLGINHANAALTVIRYTPDRPPAVLLFNDTGHLPAELRWTGFPPELHV; encoded by the coding sequence ATGACCGGTAGGGCCGCCCGCTACCTCTATCTCGCTCGTCACGGCGAGGCATCGCCGGATGAGAGCGGCTTGACGGATGCCGGCCGCCGCCAGGCTGCCCTGCTGGGGAACCGGCTCCAGGGGGTCCCCTTGGCGGCGATCCACCACGGCCCGCTCACCCGTGCCGAACAGACCGCTCGGCTGGTCGGTGAGCAACTCGACGGAGTCCCCTGCCGTCGCTCCGAAGCGGCTGGCGACTACCTCCCCTACCTGCCGACGCGCGAGGAACTGCCACCGGAGGCAGCCGACGCCTGGACCGAGTTCCTGGCCCGGTTCACGGCCGAGGAACGCGAGCAGGGCCCCGAGCTCGCGGCGGCGGCTCTCGCGGAGTTCACCGGAACCGTTGACGGAGACGAACCGCGGCACGAACTCGTCGTCACCCACAACTTCCTTGTCGGCTGGCTCATCCGCGCCGCCCTTGATGCACCGAAGTGGCGCTGGCTGGGCATCAACCATGCCAACGCGGCTCTGACCGTCATCCGCTACACACCCGACCGCCCCCCGGCGGTCCTCCTCTTCAACGACACCGGACATCTCCCGGCCGAGCTCCGCTGGACCGGCTTCCCACCAGAGCTCCATGTCTGA